TACCCACGCAGATATTACGAGCCGAGATTGTTATTCTTCCCCCATCATCCATCGCATCCCTGGCGTTGATGATCAGGTTAAGAAGAGTTGTGACAGCTATGCTTTCATCGGCACTTATTCTCCAAATACTGCTGGGTATGTCATCGAAGACTTCAATATTGTCGGGAAGCACCCGCCTGACCCATCGCAATATACTATTGGCAACATCATGGTAATTAACCGATTTAACTTGAACATCTTCAGCATGTGAAAACGAGAGCATATTCTGGGTCAGATCCGCCCCTCGTTCAGCAGCTTCCAGTACAACATCAATTTCCTTTAAATGAGTTGCGTCTTCGATAATCTCTTGTAGGAACTCCAACTGGAACATGATGACGGCTAGGATGTTGTTAAAGTCATGCGCGATGCCTCCGGCGAGGTTTCCAACCAATTCCATTTTCTGGGTTTGACGCAGTTTTTCTTCTAGAAAATTGATCCGGCTGACGTCTTGAACGACGACATCAACAATGGCGGTCTCTGACTCATCTGTCCACCGAACCTGAAAAGCCCGGCGAAGTTTTCGAGTTTCAAACTTTTCAGTTTCAATTTCAATGACTTCTTCATATTGAGCGTTCCCGCCCCTTTCATGAAAGTTCTCCAACGTCATGCAACTGACCTTGATCACCCCCTCCCAAAGAGTGGCGATCTGTTCAGTATTCTCTCCCTGGTGGCCGACACCGTGAAGGTCCGAGAAGTTCTCGTCAAACGATACGATTTCGCGACTTTCAGGATTAACAATACAGCTGGCCAGCCCTGTAATCCGCACTGCGTTTTGCAACCTAATTTGGGCATCACCTGCACGTTTTTCTTCGGTAATGTAATTCTCTCGGAGACCGTTAAATGAGTCTAGCAGTATTGCAATTTCATGAGGCGGATCATCGACTGAAACATAGAGTTCGTTAATGCGACCACGCGTAGACCTGATTTGGTGAGATATTTCCGCCATCGGTCGGATAAATTCCCGCCAGATCAATGCCAGTATCAAGGCACCCACCGCCAATATTCCAACCGCCAGAATCGATACTTCCTGAAGTAGTAACCGCGGTTGCGTCAGGCTATTTTCTTGAATGCGCCGCCCAAATCGGATCATTCCAAAATCTTCTGAGCTATGCGCATCAGGAGAACGAAGGGGTAGTTCATTTACCAACAGTCCGTCTTCTTCAATCGCCTCACCGACGATCAGATTGAACCCCGCTTGGTCCCGCACTTCGATCCAGGCATAGCTATCAATAGCAACCAAGTTCCTTACAGTCTCGGCAACTGAATCTCGATCCAAACTCCACAGTTGGTTTTGTATCGTTTTCGCGATCAGCTCGTTATCGTTACTGAAGCTCTCTTTGGAGTTTTCAATTCGACGACTGGAATCGAAATACAAAATAATCAGTATCGACACCGTCGCTAATAAAGCGATGGGAACAATCACCAGAAAAACCGACCTAAAGAAAATCGATTTTCTTTTTAAAAATGTCACAGCCAATTTCTAACGCCCCAATTTATAGGCGAAAATGACCTCTATGATTATGGTGAATCTCTTCATTTTCGTCACTCCCAGTCCATCACGCTGTACTTGGAAAGGATCTCATCTAACTCACCCGAGCGCCTCATCTTGTTCAGAGTTTCGTCAAAAATAAGGGCATATTCTTTTGAAAAAGGGCTATTGGGTGTGAATCCAATATAGAAAGGCACCTGCGTTAAACAGCCAGCATTTTCCAGTTTTTCACTGGCTTCCGCATTGTTTAAGAAAAACTCAGTGATCAATCTGTCCTGAACGATTGCATCGACTCTGCCCAGTCTGACAAGGCCAACTAATCGTTCCATCATTCCAATTTCACTGCCCGTCAGCGAAATTTTATTCTCGGGCTTGCTCTCAAAAAACGCATCTAATTCCCCATAGGAATAACCGGAAACAGTGCCGATAACAATTTCTGACAAGTCATCTATTTTAGTATACTTCCAAGTGGCACCGTCTTTTACAAAAAAACAGTTTTGTGTTTTTCCAATTGGCTCTTCTGGAAATACAAGACTCGGGGCTTCGTCTTGATATAATCCGACCAGTGCATCAACGGTTCCCTGTTCGACCATGTTAATTTGTCTGAGGAAGGGAGCGGATCTGTAAGTAATTGAGTG
This portion of the Parasedimentitalea marina genome encodes:
- a CDS encoding ATP-binding protein; this encodes MTFLKRKSIFFRSVFLVIVPIALLATVSILIILYFDSSRRIENSKESFSNDNELIAKTIQNQLWSLDRDSVAETVRNLVAIDSYAWIEVRDQAGFNLIVGEAIEEDGLLVNELPLRSPDAHSSEDFGMIRFGRRIQENSLTQPRLLLQEVSILAVGILAVGALILALIWREFIRPMAEISHQIRSTRGRINELYVSVDDPPHEIAILLDSFNGLRENYITEEKRAGDAQIRLQNAVRITGLASCIVNPESREIVSFDENFSDLHGVGHQGENTEQIATLWEGVIKVSCMTLENFHERGGNAQYEEVIEIETEKFETRKLRRAFQVRWTDESETAIVDVVVQDVSRINFLEEKLRQTQKMELVGNLAGGIAHDFNNILAVIMFQLEFLQEIIEDATHLKEIDVVLEAAERGADLTQNMLSFSHAEDVQVKSVNYHDVANSILRWVRRVLPDNIEVFDDIPSSIWRISADESIAVTTLLNLIINARDAMDDGGRITISARNICVGTADRELVDQGISPGEYVSVSVQDTGSGIPKSKIAKIFDPFFTTKSAGVGTGLGLAMVMSFTKQFGGHVTVNSVVNEGTTFTLYYRVFHSERNAERRNQEVVEKGRASTRSILLVEDEPVLLAKMATFLTQSGFEVLIAKSGDEAAEIFSKSQKFDLLITDVAMPGNLQGHELFKHAKSLDPDLKGIFTSGHSNFPTDLSPSWDSCTSFLRKPFRRKALLSAVAEVSGDVDKSGSQMMKIHPS
- a CDS encoding substrate-binding periplasmic protein gives rise to the protein MLKTLSSSMFLGFMCAVPSSLISEELVFATGDWRPYIFEESGVVNVETPGFSVEIVNKVFEKMGHSITYRSAPFLRQINMVEQGTVDALVGLYQDEAPSLVFPEEPIGKTQNCFFVKDGATWKYTKIDDLSEIVIGTVSGYSYGELDAFFESKPENKISLTGSEIGMMERLVGLVRLGRVDAIVQDRLITEFFLNNAEASEKLENAGCLTQVPFYIGFTPNSPFSKEYALIFDETLNKMRRSGELDEILSKYSVMDWE